The genomic window TCACAAATCCACCCTGCAGCGTTCACCTGCAGGGCTTTAATCTGTGGTCACTGAAAGGAGCAAGACATGTTGGAATCAGGCATTGGATTTGGACTCGGGTTTCTCAATTTTCTCGGAACGGTGTTGTTCTTCATGTTCCTCTTTGGAATGTTTCGCATGCTGGCGTGGGGCTCAAGGGGAGGGGGATGCTCAGGGCACTCCCGCAAGCACTGGAAGTCCATGAGACGCCACTGGAAGCACCACATGATGGAGCATGACGCTCCATTGCGCATCGTGCGTGAACGCTACGCCAGAGGGGAAATCGACCGTGAA from Deinococcus misasensis DSM 22328 includes these protein-coding regions:
- a CDS encoding SHOCT domain-containing protein: MLESGIGFGLGFLNFLGTVLFFMFLFGMFRMLAWGSRGGGCSGHSRKHWKSMRRHWKHHMMEHDAPLRIVRERYARGEIDREAYLDMTEALGGRPEETVKHEERASEWRPPFMQDRALEIARHRLAQGEITPEQFEAIRRTLQD